From a region of the Phragmites australis chromosome 21, lpPhrAust1.1, whole genome shotgun sequence genome:
- the LOC133903763 gene encoding kiwellin-1-like — MASTATAGHPYALLALAAIVPIALATFPHRALLQTCQPNGSIPGKSGSCNPENGSECCKDGRRYTTFACSPPVTAGGTRATLTLNSFADNGDGGGAASCTGTFFDDDKKVVALSTGWFNRRSRCKKSIVIRARNGRSVTAIVVDECDSLHGCDDEHNFEPPCANNIVDGSPAVWKALGLNTDDGEVPITWSDA, encoded by the coding sequence ATGGCTAGCACAGCCACTGCTGGTCACCCCTACGCGCTCCTGGCGCTCGCGGCCATCGTTCCCATAGCTCTCGCCACCTTCCCCCACCGCGCGCTCCTCCAGACCTGTCAGCCCAACGGCTCCATCCCTGGAAAGTCTGGCAGCTGCAACCCCGAGAACGGTTCCGAGTGCTGCAAGGACGGGCGGCGCTACACCACGTTCGCGTGCTCCCCGCCCGTCACGGCCGGGGGCACGCGCGCCACGCTCACGCTCAACAGCTTCGCCGACaacggggacggcggcggcgcggccagCTGCACGGGCACGTTCTTCGACGATGACAAGAAGGTGGTCGCGCTGTCCACCGGCTGGTTCAACCGGAGGAGCCGGTGCAAGAAGAGCATCGTGATCCGAGCGAGAAACGGCAGGTCCGTCACGGCCATCGTTGTGGACGAGTGCGACTCCCTACACGGCTGCGACGACGAGCATAACTTCGAGCCGCCGTGCGCCAACAACATCGTCGACGGGTCGCCGGCGGTGTGGAAGGCCCTGGGGC